The following proteins come from a genomic window of Mauremys mutica isolate MM-2020 ecotype Southern chromosome 7, ASM2049712v1, whole genome shotgun sequence:
- the LOC123374961 gene encoding transmembrane emp24 domain-containing protein 10-like, whose product MRVPRPGPGLLGPLLLPLLLAGGCGALSFQLPAQTRKCLKEEMHRDVMVTGEYEVSEPGAPGARTDLRVTDSSGHLLYSKEDAKKGKFAFTTDDYEIYEICFESHAQSVGFRVPDQLIILNVKHGVEARNYEDIAKAEKLKPLEVDLRRLEDLSESIVKDFAYMKQREEEMRDTNESTSTRVLYFSIFSMLCLVGLATWQVCYLRRFFKAKKLIE is encoded by the exons ATGCGGGTGCCTCGTCCgggccccggactcctgggtcccctgctgctgccgctgctgctggccGGCGGGTGCGGGGCGCTCTCGTTCCAGCTGCCGGCGCAGACCCGCAAGTGCCTGAAAGAGGAGATGCACCGCGACGTCATGGTGACCGGGGAATACGAGGTGTCAGAGCCCGGGGCGCCGGGGGCCAGGACCGATCTCCGG GTCACAGACTCCTCCGGCCACCTGCTCTACTCCAAGGAAGATGCCAAGAAGGGCAAATTCGCCTTCACCACAGACGACTATGAGATCTACGAGATCTGCTTCGAGAGCCACGCCCAGTCGG tggGTTTCCGAGTTCCTGACCAGCTGATCATCCTCAACGTCAAACATGGGGTGGAGGCCCGGAACTATGAAGAC attGCAAAGGCAGAGAAGCTGAAGCCTCTGGAGGTGGATCTGCGACGTCTCGAGGACCTTTCTGAATCCATCGTCAAGGACTTTGCCTACATGAAGCAGCGGGAGGAGGAAATGAGGGACACAAATG AGTCCACCAGCACCCGCGTGCTCTACTTCAGCATCTTCTCCATGCTGTGTCTGGTGGGCCTGGCCACCTGGCAAGTCTGTTACCTGCGCCGCTTCTTCAAGGCCAAGAAGCTCATCGAGTGA
- the FOSL1 gene encoding fos-related antigen 1 isoform X2 codes for MFRDYGAGSADGPGSSYNPRPQHPALRSMGPAAAAGTPGAAQQFPPGPSAGAASFIPSLNTITSSQDLQWMVRPTMLNTCSSPSSFTAAPYPRPYGPYPAGARPGVIRTIGPTPGIRRRHSEHMTPEEEERRRVRRERNKLAAAKCRNRRKELTDCLQMETDQLEEEKSGLQKEIAELQKQKERLELILEAHRPVCKVQDESSGEEEQGGPSAPPPVKQESSEPPPVVPRRPPPPVPPRISLPPSGVLEPEALHTPTLMVTPSLTPFTPSLIFNYPAPGEGEPPAGHTFPPEPCSSAHRRGSSSGDQSSDSLNSPTLLAL; via the exons ATGTTCAGGGACTATGGAGCGGGCAGTGCGGACGGCCCGGGATCCTCGTACAACCCTcgccctcagcaccctgccctgcGCAGCATGGGCCCGGCCGCCGCCGCAGGGACTCCGGGAGCAGCGCAGCAG TTCCCACCAGGTCCAAGCGCAGGAGCTGCCAGCTTCATTCCCAGCCTCAACACCATCACCTCCAGCCAGGACCTGCAGTGGATGGTTCGGCCCACAATGCTCAACACCTGCTCCTCGCCCTCCTCCTTCACAGCTGCCCCATACCCCCGCCCCTATGGCCCCTACCCTGCCGGGGCCCGCCCAGGCGTCATCCGCACCATTGGGCCCACCCCTGGCATACGTCGGAGGCACAGTGAGCAT ATGACCCCCGAGGAAGAGGAGCGGCGCAGGGTAAGACGAGAGAGGAACAAACTGGCTGCAGCAAAGTGCCGGAACCGGAGGAAAGAGCTAACGGACTGTCTGCAAATG gagacGGACCAGTTGGAGGAGGAGAAGTCAGGCCTGCAGAAGGAGATTGCAGAGCTGCAAAAGCAGAAGGAGAGGCTTGAGCTGATTTTGGAGGCCCACCGGCCAGTGTGCAAAGTGCAGGATGAGTCCtcgggagaggaggagcagggggggccGTCCGCCCCACCCCCTGTCAAGCAGGAGTCCTCGGAGCCTCCCCCAGTAGTCCCACGTCGGCCCCCACCACCGGTGCCCCCACGGATCAGCCTtccccccagcggggtcctggagCCTGAGGCCCTGCACACCCCCACCCTGATGGTCACACCCTCGCTAACTCCCTTCACTCCAAGTCTGATCTTCAACTATCCTGCCCCAGGGGAAGgggagccccctgctggccaTACCTTcccacctgagccctgcagctctgcccaCCGGCGTGGGAGCAGCAGTGGTGACCAATCGTCTGACTCCCTCAACTCCCCAACCCTGCTGGCGCTCTGA
- the FOSL1 gene encoding fos-related antigen 1 isoform X1: MFRDYGAGSADGPGSSYNPRPQHPALRSMGPAAAAGTPGAAQQKFPPGPSAGAASFIPSLNTITSSQDLQWMVRPTMLNTCSSPSSFTAAPYPRPYGPYPAGARPGVIRTIGPTPGIRRRHSEHMTPEEEERRRVRRERNKLAAAKCRNRRKELTDCLQMETDQLEEEKSGLQKEIAELQKQKERLELILEAHRPVCKVQDESSGEEEQGGPSAPPPVKQESSEPPPVVPRRPPPPVPPRISLPPSGVLEPEALHTPTLMVTPSLTPFTPSLIFNYPAPGEGEPPAGHTFPPEPCSSAHRRGSSSGDQSSDSLNSPTLLAL, translated from the exons ATGTTCAGGGACTATGGAGCGGGCAGTGCGGACGGCCCGGGATCCTCGTACAACCCTcgccctcagcaccctgccctgcGCAGCATGGGCCCGGCCGCCGCCGCAGGGACTCCGGGAGCAGCGCAGCAG AAGTTCCCACCAGGTCCAAGCGCAGGAGCTGCCAGCTTCATTCCCAGCCTCAACACCATCACCTCCAGCCAGGACCTGCAGTGGATGGTTCGGCCCACAATGCTCAACACCTGCTCCTCGCCCTCCTCCTTCACAGCTGCCCCATACCCCCGCCCCTATGGCCCCTACCCTGCCGGGGCCCGCCCAGGCGTCATCCGCACCATTGGGCCCACCCCTGGCATACGTCGGAGGCACAGTGAGCAT ATGACCCCCGAGGAAGAGGAGCGGCGCAGGGTAAGACGAGAGAGGAACAAACTGGCTGCAGCAAAGTGCCGGAACCGGAGGAAAGAGCTAACGGACTGTCTGCAAATG gagacGGACCAGTTGGAGGAGGAGAAGTCAGGCCTGCAGAAGGAGATTGCAGAGCTGCAAAAGCAGAAGGAGAGGCTTGAGCTGATTTTGGAGGCCCACCGGCCAGTGTGCAAAGTGCAGGATGAGTCCtcgggagaggaggagcagggggggccGTCCGCCCCACCCCCTGTCAAGCAGGAGTCCTCGGAGCCTCCCCCAGTAGTCCCACGTCGGCCCCCACCACCGGTGCCCCCACGGATCAGCCTtccccccagcggggtcctggagCCTGAGGCCCTGCACACCCCCACCCTGATGGTCACACCCTCGCTAACTCCCTTCACTCCAAGTCTGATCTTCAACTATCCTGCCCCAGGGGAAGgggagccccctgctggccaTACCTTcccacctgagccctgcagctctgcccaCCGGCGTGGGAGCAGCAGTGGTGACCAATCGTCTGACTCCCTCAACTCCCCAACCCTGCTGGCGCTCTGA